The proteins below come from a single Erythrobacter sp. SG61-1L genomic window:
- the accB gene encoding acetyl-CoA carboxylase biotin carboxyl carrier protein, whose translation MILTAKDIAEITRLLDESQFSELKLEIGDFKLRVSRGGSGRRLYDDDVEAAPAPRTAAPSTPAPAAAPAPATPATGPAAGEVDVPAPLLGNFYSAPRPGDPPFVKVGDLVNEDSIIGIIEVMKLMNSVRAGVAGTVVAILADNGTSVEEGQALIRVKTGE comes from the coding sequence ATGATCCTGACGGCGAAGGACATCGCGGAGATCACCCGCCTGCTGGATGAATCGCAGTTTTCCGAACTCAAGCTGGAGATCGGCGATTTCAAACTGCGCGTCAGCCGTGGTGGTTCGGGCCGGCGGCTTTACGATGACGATGTGGAGGCCGCCCCGGCTCCGCGCACTGCCGCACCCTCCACGCCTGCTCCTGCCGCTGCTCCCGCGCCTGCGACACCCGCCACCGGCCCAGCGGCGGGCGAAGTGGACGTGCCCGCACCGCTGCTCGGCAATTTCTATTCCGCCCCGCGCCCTGGCGATCCCCCCTTCGTGAAGGTGGGCGATCTGGTGAATGAGGACAGCATCATCGGCATCATCGAAGTGATGAAGCTGATGAACTCGGTCCGCGCTGGCGTTGCCGGCACGGTCGTCGCCATCCTCGCGGATAACGGCACCTCAGTGGAAGAGGGGCAGGCCCTCATCCGCGTGAAGACGGGCGAGTAA
- a CDS encoding biotin carboxyl carrier protein yields the protein MAKVQLVETSLRDGNQCLWGALGVDTARTLTIAPVMERCGFKAIDFTTSTHMGVAVRYKQEDPWERIRGMAEACPTTPLQFLSTGFRFIAWETASPEFMELAFRTLARNGIRRFALADPMNDAASNVEVARLVKRAGGEQVVGALVYTISPIHDDAHYAEAARIMAASPDIDALYIKDPGGLLTSKRAQTLIPAIMAEIGEKPLELHAHCTIGLAEQAYLEGVELGATALQCASGGAADGTSNPPIQRMIANLRAMGHTVEIDDEAVAEVCNYFTALAEAEGLPTGHPMPFDAAYFHHNLPGGMVGTMRRHLSDQRVPHLEGAVIEELGRIRRELGWPIVMTPFAQMLQTQAVMNVTGKERYAVIPDEIIRFAIGKFGRPMQPVDPNLMDRIMSDPRTKELAAEPGMAELSDLRKRIGPNLSDEEFLLRATMPANLVDAMQAAGPANRVYNPETRAVMELVRGVLSRRDLTEITVEKEGFRLAVEA from the coding sequence ATGGCAAAGGTCCAGCTCGTCGAAACCTCGCTGCGCGATGGGAATCAGTGCCTGTGGGGCGCCCTTGGCGTCGATACGGCCCGCACGCTCACTATCGCCCCGGTAATGGAACGGTGCGGCTTCAAGGCGATCGACTTCACCACGTCCACTCATATGGGCGTTGCGGTGCGCTACAAGCAGGAAGATCCGTGGGAGCGGATACGCGGCATGGCGGAGGCCTGCCCCACCACGCCGCTGCAATTCCTCTCCACCGGCTTCCGCTTCATCGCCTGGGAGACCGCGAGCCCCGAATTCATGGAACTGGCCTTCCGCACACTGGCCCGCAACGGTATCCGCCGCTTCGCTTTGGCGGACCCCATGAACGATGCGGCTTCCAACGTGGAAGTCGCCCGTCTGGTCAAGCGCGCAGGCGGCGAACAGGTGGTGGGCGCGCTCGTCTATACGATCAGCCCGATCCACGATGACGCCCATTATGCCGAGGCAGCGCGGATCATGGCCGCCAGCCCGGACATCGATGCGCTCTACATCAAGGACCCCGGCGGGCTGCTCACCAGCAAGCGCGCCCAGACCCTGATCCCCGCGATCATGGCCGAAATCGGCGAGAAGCCGCTGGAACTGCACGCCCATTGCACTATCGGCTTGGCCGAACAGGCCTATCTCGAAGGCGTGGAACTGGGAGCGACTGCCCTGCAATGCGCCAGCGGTGGCGCGGCCGACGGCACCTCCAATCCACCGATCCAGCGCATGATCGCCAATCTGCGCGCCATGGGCCACACGGTCGAGATCGATGACGAGGCCGTGGCGGAAGTCTGCAATTACTTCACAGCACTGGCAGAGGCCGAAGGCCTGCCCACCGGGCACCCGATGCCCTTCGATGCCGCCTATTTCCATCACAATCTGCCCGGCGGCATGGTCGGCACCATGCGCCGCCATCTTTCGGACCAGCGCGTGCCCCATCTGGAAGGCGCGGTGATCGAAGAACTGGGCCGTATCCGGCGGGAACTGGGCTGGCCCATCGTGATGACGCCCTTTGCCCAGATGCTGCAAACACAGGCCGTGATGAACGTGACGGGCAAGGAACGCTATGCCGTGATCCCGGACGAGATCATCCGCTTCGCCATCGGCAAGTTCGGCCGCCCGATGCAGCCAGTCGATCCCAATCTGATGGACCGCATCATGTCAGATCCGCGCACCAAGGAACTGGCAGCAGAACCGGGCATGGCCGAATTGTCGGACCTCAGGAAGCGCATCGGCCCGAACCTGTCGGACGAGGAATTCCTGTTGCGCGCCACCATGCCGGCCAATCTGGTCGATGCCATGCAGGCGGCAGGCCCGGCGAACCGGGTCTATAATCCCGAGACGCGGGCAGTCATGGAGCTGGTCCGCGGCGTACTCAGCCGCCGCGACCTCACCGAAATCACAGTTGAAAAGGAAGGCTTCCGGCTCGCAGTCGAAGCCTGA
- a CDS encoding HAD hydrolase-like protein, with amino-acid sequence MSHSQFAEPIGTARGVMFDLDGTLILSNRELGQYKVLPGAVETLEALKQRGIPYLALTNGSAYPASRQGPRLREIGLPIPDENLFTPNSVAGQVLKNRGVERVLVLGTEGVGEALRLEGLNTIMPGDADAARADAVYVAWHPDCGMDHIHAACEAVLRGAAFFTASDVPFFATQSGRSFGYSCAISGAIARVTGVEPEVTGKPSLHAMQFVAARLGLPMKDVAVVGDDPKVETEMARLGGAIGIGVTTGTTSLKEWAAQPADRAPHRVIDRIDAILEMGLLR; translated from the coding sequence ATGTCCCATTCCCAATTCGCAGAACCCATCGGCACCGCGCGCGGCGTGATGTTCGATCTCGACGGTACGCTTATCCTCTCCAACCGCGAACTCGGCCAGTACAAGGTGCTGCCGGGCGCCGTGGAGACCCTGGAAGCCCTCAAGCAGCGCGGCATCCCCTATCTCGCCCTCACAAATGGCAGCGCCTATCCCGCGAGCCGCCAGGGCCCGCGCCTTCGCGAAATCGGCCTGCCCATTCCTGACGAGAACCTGTTCACGCCCAACAGCGTTGCCGGGCAGGTGCTGAAGAACCGAGGCGTCGAGCGCGTCCTCGTTCTGGGTACGGAAGGTGTGGGCGAAGCCTTGCGGCTTGAAGGCCTCAATACGATCATGCCCGGCGATGCAGATGCCGCCCGCGCGGATGCTGTTTATGTCGCCTGGCATCCCGACTGCGGCATGGATCATATCCACGCCGCTTGCGAGGCTGTGCTGCGCGGGGCAGCCTTCTTCACCGCATCCGACGTACCGTTCTTTGCCACGCAGAGCGGCCGCTCTTTCGGTTACAGCTGCGCAATCAGCGGCGCCATCGCCCGTGTGACCGGAGTGGAACCGGAAGTGACCGGCAAACCCTCGCTCCACGCAATGCAGTTCGTCGCCGCCCGGCTTGGTTTGCCGATGAAGGACGTTGCGGTAGTCGGCGATGATCCGAAAGTTGAGACCGAGATGGCCCGGCTCGGAGGAGCAATCGGCATTGGCGTCACCACCGGCACGACCTCGCTTAAGGAATGGGCAGCCCAGCCTGCTGATCGCGCACCCCATCGCGTAATCGACAGGATTGACGCTATCCTTGAGATGGGCCTGCTCCGCTGA
- a CDS encoding class I SAM-dependent methyltransferase encodes MQFEDARVATVLAEYSERHRAEIARMASMEPGEMGAHRDEFLLPVGQEAAGVLHALVLARSPGTILELGTSYGYSTLFLADAARACGAKVITIDLDPAKQDYARAMLARAGLEAFVDFRNGDALDVVAREPGPFEFVFLDIWKDLYVSCFEAVYPKLADEAVVVTDNMIHPEGARDSARALRKVIRAKPDLQTALLPIGQGIELTVRWNAGNSSL; translated from the coding sequence ATGCAGTTCGAAGATGCCCGCGTGGCCACGGTGCTTGCCGAGTATAGTGAACGCCACCGCGCGGAGATTGCCCGAATGGCCAGCATGGAGCCGGGAGAGATGGGCGCGCACCGAGATGAATTTCTTCTGCCTGTCGGGCAGGAGGCGGCGGGCGTTCTTCACGCACTTGTACTTGCGCGCAGTCCCGGCACCATACTCGAACTCGGAACCAGCTATGGCTATTCCACGCTCTTCCTTGCGGATGCCGCGCGGGCGTGCGGGGCGAAAGTAATCACGATAGACCTTGACCCTGCCAAGCAGGACTATGCCCGCGCCATGCTCGCGCGGGCTGGTCTGGAAGCTTTCGTGGACTTCCGAAATGGGGACGCGCTAGACGTAGTGGCAAGAGAACCAGGGCCGTTCGAATTCGTCTTCCTGGACATCTGGAAGGACCTCTACGTATCCTGCTTCGAAGCCGTCTATCCGAAACTGGCCGATGAAGCGGTAGTCGTGACGGACAACATGATTCATCCGGAGGGCGCCCGAGACAGCGCACGTGCACTGCGTAAGGTCATTCGCGCCAAACCGGACCTACAGACTGCGCTATTGCCAATCGGGCAGGGAATAGAGCTGACGGTGAGATGGAACGCCGGGAATTCGTCGCTCTGA